In a genomic window of Streptomyces pristinaespiralis:
- a CDS encoding maleate cis-trans isomerase family protein — MWQNDGWNVRVRLGVLTPHADVGPESELRAMAPADVGIHAARVPFGAMRPGGGMDETIPLAPVRAFADPPYVDEAAERLAAAPVAAIGFAFTSSAYVIGASAEEAMLERLCTRAGGVPVVATCAAMVDALHSVGASRLALVDPPWFDTELNALGRRYYQGTGFEVPFSAPCSLPSGQTLIRPADLYDWVIAHVPDSADAVVLGGNGLRAVGVIERLEARLERPVLTPNQVLLWAMLRAAGTTTDDVTGYGQLFSLAGPPPHE; from the coding sequence ATGTGGCAGAACGACGGCTGGAATGTGCGGGTCAGGCTCGGGGTGCTCACCCCGCACGCGGACGTGGGACCAGAATCCGAACTCCGCGCGATGGCTCCCGCCGATGTCGGCATTCACGCCGCTCGGGTGCCGTTCGGTGCGATGCGGCCGGGCGGCGGGATGGACGAGACGATCCCTCTGGCGCCGGTGCGGGCATTCGCCGATCCTCCGTACGTGGACGAGGCCGCCGAGCGGCTGGCCGCCGCACCAGTGGCGGCGATCGGCTTCGCCTTCACCAGCTCGGCATACGTCATCGGTGCCTCGGCCGAGGAGGCGATGCTGGAGCGCCTGTGCACCCGGGCCGGAGGCGTTCCGGTAGTCGCCACCTGCGCGGCGATGGTGGACGCTCTGCACTCCGTGGGGGCCTCGCGGCTGGCGCTGGTCGATCCGCCATGGTTCGACACGGAGTTGAACGCGCTGGGGCGGCGCTACTACCAGGGCACGGGCTTCGAGGTTCCGTTCTCAGCTCCTTGCTCTCTGCCCAGCGGGCAGACTCTGATCCGGCCTGCCGACCTGTACGACTGGGTGATCGCACATGTTCCGGACAGCGCCGATGCCGTGGTGCTGGGCGGCAACGGCCTTCGCGCGGTCGGCGTGATCGAGCGGCTGGAGGCACGTCTGGAGCGTCCGGTGTTGACGCCGAACCAAGTGCTGCTGTGGGCGATGTTGCGTGCGGCCGGTACGACCACCGACGACGTCACAGGTTACGGGCAGCTGTTCTCTCTGGCCGGGCCCCCGCCACACGAGTGA
- the fmt gene encoding methionyl-tRNA formyltransferase produces MKLVFAGTPEVAVPALDALIASDRHEVAAVVTRPDAPAGRGRRLVASPVAQRAADAGIEVLKPARPRDEDFLARLREIGPDCCPVVAYGALLPKAALDVPVHGWVNLHFSLLPAWRGAAPVQHAILAGDEMTGAATFRIEEGLDTGPVYGVITEPVRPTDTSGDLLTRLAFAGAGLLAATMDGIEDGTLRPVPQSADGVSLAPKITVEDAHVDWTAPALRVDRVVRGCTPAPGAWTAFRGERLKLVQVALLPDRKDLAPGELDAGKNHVHVGTGSHAVELLWVQPQGKKPMRAADWARGVRIAPGERVGAPVVG; encoded by the coding sequence ATGAAGCTCGTCTTCGCAGGTACTCCCGAGGTCGCCGTTCCCGCTCTGGACGCCCTGATCGCCTCCGACCGGCACGAGGTCGCCGCCGTCGTCACCCGGCCCGACGCGCCCGCGGGCCGTGGGCGGCGGCTGGTCGCGAGCCCGGTCGCGCAGCGCGCCGCCGACGCCGGGATCGAGGTCCTCAAGCCGGCGAGGCCGCGCGACGAGGACTTCCTGGCGCGGCTGCGGGAGATCGGCCCTGACTGCTGCCCCGTCGTCGCCTACGGCGCCCTGCTGCCCAAGGCGGCCCTCGATGTGCCCGTCCACGGCTGGGTGAACCTGCACTTCTCGCTGCTGCCGGCCTGGCGCGGCGCCGCCCCGGTGCAGCACGCGATTCTCGCCGGTGACGAGATGACCGGCGCGGCGACGTTCCGGATCGAGGAAGGGCTCGACACCGGACCGGTCTACGGGGTGATCACGGAGCCCGTGCGCCCCACGGACACCAGCGGCGATCTGCTGACGCGCCTCGCCTTCGCCGGTGCGGGACTTCTCGCGGCGACGATGGACGGCATCGAGGACGGCACCCTGCGGCCCGTGCCGCAGTCCGCCGACGGCGTCTCCCTGGCCCCGAAGATCACCGTCGAGGACGCCCACGTCGACTGGACCGCGCCCGCGCTGCGCGTCGACCGGGTCGTGCGCGGCTGCACCCCCGCGCCGGGCGCGTGGACGGCCTTCCGCGGCGAGCGCCTCAAGCTCGTCCAGGTCGCGCTGCTGCCGGACCGCAAGGACCTCGCCCCGGGCGAGCTCGACGCCGGCAAGAACCACGTGCACGTGGGCACCGGATCCCATGCCGTGGAGCTGCTGTGGGTCCAGCCGCAGGGCAAGAAGCCGATGCGGGCCGCGGACTGGGCGCGGGGTGTGCGCATCGCTCCTGGCGAGAGGGTCGGCGCGCCGGTCGTAGGCTGA
- the rpoZ gene encoding DNA-directed RNA polymerase subunit omega, protein MSSSITAPEGIINPPIDELLEATDSKYSLVIYAAKRARQINAYYSQLGEGLLEYVGPLVDTHVHEKPLSIALREINAGLLTSEAIEGPAQ, encoded by the coding sequence GTGTCCTCTTCCATCACCGCGCCCGAGGGCATCATCAACCCTCCGATCGACGAGCTGCTCGAGGCGACCGACTCGAAGTACAGCCTCGTGATCTACGCCGCCAAGCGCGCGCGTCAGATCAACGCGTACTACTCGCAGCTCGGTGAGGGCCTGCTCGAGTACGTCGGGCCGCTCGTGGACACCCACGTCCACGAGAAGCCGCTCTCGATCGCCCTGCGTGAGATCAACGCGGGTCTGCTGACCTCCGAGGCCATCGAGGGCCCGGCCCAGTAA
- a CDS encoding primosomal protein N' translates to MSSEDKQPSEPVGDGPEQLALIRESVRKAKVPKAKPRTWRGAALAKELPVARVMVNKGALHLDQFFDYAVPEELDADARPGVRVRVRFGAGAHRVRGGRREGGGLIDGFLIERRAESDYQGALAALAYVVSPEPVLSPEILSLARAVADRYAGSLADVLQLAVPPRNGRAEAAPSPEPLPPPPAPAPATWQRYERGPAFIEALAAGGAPRAVWTALPGPHWPDELARAVAATLASGRGALVVVPDGRRVARVDAALTALLGEGRHALLTAESGPEKRYRQWLAVRRGSVRAAVGTRAAMFAPVQDLGLVVVWDDGDSSHSDDRAPFPHVREVLELRATHDRCGFLLGSTSCTVEAAQLVESRWAAPLVADRAQARAVAPVVRTVGDHDLARDEAARAARLPSIAWQAVRDGLADGPVLVQVPRRGYVPRLACERCRTPARCRHCAGPLEAPDERDLRCGWCGRGETQWHCGACGATRLRAQIVGARRTAEELGRAFPAVPVRTSGRDHILDSVPSRPALVVSTPGAEPVADGGYAAAALLDGWAMLGRPDLRAGEEALRRWIAAAALVRPQSEGGVVVVVAEPTLRPVQALVRWDPVGHALRELAERAELGFPPVSRMAEVVGAAPAVTAFLADVELPPDAEVLGPVPLPVPERPGARRPDAPAAVRALLRVPPGSGSALAAALKSAQAARLARGGQDQVRLRIDPPDIG, encoded by the coding sequence GTGAGCAGCGAGGACAAGCAGCCGTCCGAGCCCGTCGGCGACGGGCCGGAGCAGCTTGCCCTCATCCGCGAGAGCGTCCGCAAGGCCAAGGTGCCCAAGGCAAAGCCACGCACCTGGCGCGGAGCGGCGCTCGCCAAGGAGCTCCCGGTCGCCCGGGTCATGGTCAACAAGGGCGCCCTCCACCTCGATCAGTTCTTCGACTACGCCGTCCCTGAGGAGCTGGACGCCGACGCCAGGCCCGGAGTGCGGGTGCGGGTGCGCTTCGGCGCCGGAGCGCACCGCGTCCGCGGCGGGCGCCGTGAAGGCGGCGGCCTGATCGACGGCTTCCTCATCGAGCGGCGCGCCGAATCCGACTACCAGGGGGCGCTCGCCGCGCTCGCCTACGTCGTCTCGCCGGAGCCGGTCCTCAGCCCCGAGATCCTGTCCCTCGCGCGCGCCGTCGCCGACCGTTACGCGGGCAGCCTCGCCGACGTGCTCCAGCTCGCCGTGCCCCCGAGGAACGGCAGGGCCGAGGCCGCCCCCTCCCCGGAACCGCTGCCGCCGCCCCCCGCCCCTGCCCCCGCCACCTGGCAGCGGTACGAGCGGGGCCCGGCCTTCATCGAGGCCCTGGCCGCCGGCGGAGCGCCACGCGCCGTGTGGACCGCGCTGCCCGGACCGCACTGGCCCGACGAACTCGCCCGCGCCGTCGCCGCGACCCTCGCGTCCGGGCGGGGCGCCCTCGTCGTCGTCCCCGACGGCCGGCGCGTCGCCCGCGTGGACGCCGCGCTCACGGCCCTGCTCGGCGAAGGGCGGCACGCACTGCTGACCGCCGAATCCGGCCCCGAGAAGCGCTACCGGCAATGGCTGGCGGTCCGCCGCGGCTCCGTCCGAGCGGCCGTCGGCACCAGGGCCGCCATGTTCGCCCCCGTGCAAGACCTCGGACTCGTCGTCGTCTGGGACGACGGCGACTCCAGCCACAGCGACGACCGGGCCCCCTTCCCCCACGTCCGCGAAGTCCTCGAGCTACGGGCCACCCACGACCGGTGCGGGTTCCTGCTCGGCAGCACCAGCTGCACCGTCGAGGCCGCCCAGCTCGTCGAGAGCCGCTGGGCTGCGCCGCTCGTCGCCGACCGGGCACAGGCCCGGGCCGTCGCCCCGGTGGTCCGGACGGTCGGCGACCACGACCTCGCCAGGGACGAGGCCGCCCGTGCGGCCCGCCTGCCCAGCATCGCCTGGCAGGCGGTCAGGGACGGGCTCGCCGACGGGCCCGTTCTCGTCCAGGTCCCGAGGCGCGGCTACGTGCCGAGGCTCGCCTGCGAGCGCTGCCGCACGCCCGCCCGCTGCCGCCACTGCGCCGGACCCCTCGAAGCACCCGACGAGCGCGACCTGAGGTGCGGCTGGTGCGGGCGCGGGGAGACCCAATGGCACTGCGGCGCCTGCGGGGCCACCAGGCTGCGGGCGCAGATCGTCGGCGCCCGGCGCACCGCGGAGGAACTGGGCCGCGCGTTTCCGGCCGTGCCGGTCCGGACCTCCGGGCGCGACCACATCCTCGACAGCGTGCCGTCGCGTCCCGCACTCGTCGTCTCCACGCCCGGCGCGGAGCCCGTCGCGGACGGCGGGTACGCGGCCGCGGCGCTCCTCGACGGCTGGGCCATGCTCGGCCGGCCCGACCTGCGCGCCGGCGAGGAGGCGCTGCGCCGCTGGATCGCCGCGGCCGCGCTCGTGCGCCCCCAGTCGGAAGGCGGAGTGGTCGTCGTGGTCGCGGAACCGACCCTGCGGCCCGTGCAGGCACTCGTCCGCTGGGACCCGGTCGGGCACGCCCTGCGCGAGCTCGCCGAGCGCGCCGAGCTCGGCTTTCCGCCGGTGTCGCGGATGGCGGAGGTCGTCGGAGCGGCTCCGGCCGTGACGGCCTTCCTGGCGGACGTGGAGCTGCCGCCGGACGCGGAGGTACTCGGCCCCGTACCGCTGCCCGTCCCCGAGCGCCCCGGCGCCCGCCGGCCCGACGCGCCTGCGGCGGTCCGGGCGCTGCTCCGGGTGCCGCCGGGAAGCGGCTCGGCGCTGGCCGCCGCCCTCAAATCGGCCCAGGCCGCGCGCTTGGCCCGGGGCGGCCAGGACCAGGTGCGCCTCCGCATCGACCCACCGGACATCGGCTGA
- the coaBC gene encoding bifunctional phosphopantothenoylcysteine decarboxylase/phosphopantothenate--cysteine ligase CoaBC, whose protein sequence is MVDAVDGSVDAAVRPKVVLGVSGGIAAYKACELLRRLTESGHEVRVVPTASALQFVGAPTWSALSGQPVHTDVWSDVHEVPHVRIGQHADLVVVAPATADMLAKAAHGLADDLLTNTLLTARCPVVFAPAMHTEMWEHPATQENVATLRRRGAVVIEPAVGRLTGVDTGKGRLPDPGEIFEICRRVLARGVEAPDLAGRHVVVSAGGTREPLDPVRYLGNRSSGKQGYALARTAAARGARVTLVEANTGMPDPAGVDVVHVGTAVQLREAVLKAAADADAVVMAAAVADFRPAAYAEGKIKKKDGVEAPVVTLVRNPDILAEISADRARPGQVIVGFAAETDDVLANGRDKLRRKGCDLLVVNEVGEHRTFGAEVNEAVVLAADGGETPVPHGPKEALADTVWDLVVPRLA, encoded by the coding sequence GTGGTGGACGCAGTGGACGGTTCGGTGGACGCGGCGGTCAGGCCGAAGGTGGTGCTGGGCGTGAGCGGCGGCATCGCCGCCTACAAGGCCTGCGAGCTGCTGCGCAGGCTCACGGAGTCGGGCCACGAGGTCCGGGTCGTGCCGACGGCGTCGGCGCTGCAGTTCGTCGGCGCGCCGACCTGGTCCGCGCTCTCCGGGCAGCCCGTCCACACCGACGTCTGGTCGGACGTCCACGAGGTCCCGCACGTACGCATCGGACAGCACGCCGACCTCGTCGTCGTGGCGCCCGCCACCGCGGACATGCTCGCCAAGGCCGCCCACGGGCTCGCCGACGACCTCCTCACGAACACCCTGCTCACCGCCCGCTGTCCGGTCGTCTTCGCCCCGGCGATGCACACGGAGATGTGGGAGCACCCCGCCACCCAGGAGAACGTCGCCACCCTGCGCCGCCGCGGCGCCGTCGTGATCGAGCCCGCCGTGGGCCGGCTCACCGGCGTCGACACCGGAAAGGGGCGGCTGCCCGACCCGGGCGAGATCTTCGAGATCTGCCGCCGCGTCCTCGCCCGCGGGGTCGAGGCGCCCGACCTGGCCGGCCGTCATGTCGTCGTCAGCGCGGGCGGCACCCGCGAACCCCTCGACCCGGTGCGCTACCTCGGCAACCGCTCCTCCGGAAAGCAGGGCTACGCGCTCGCCCGCACCGCGGCCGCCCGCGGGGCCCGCGTCACCCTCGTCGAGGCGAACACCGGGATGCCGGACCCGGCAGGCGTCGACGTCGTCCACGTCGGCACGGCGGTGCAGCTGCGGGAGGCCGTGCTCAAGGCCGCCGCGGACGCCGACGCCGTCGTCATGGCGGCCGCCGTCGCGGACTTCCGCCCCGCCGCCTACGCCGAGGGGAAGATCAAGAAGAAGGACGGCGTGGAGGCCCCGGTGGTGACGCTGGTGCGCAACCCCGACATCCTCGCCGAGATCTCCGCGGACCGGGCCCGCCCCGGACAGGTGATCGTCGGCTTCGCCGCGGAGACCGACGACGTCCTCGCCAACGGCCGCGACAAGCTGCGCCGCAAGGGCTGCGACCTGCTCGTCGTCAACGAGGTGGGGGAGCACAGGACCTTCGGCGCGGAGGTCAACGAGGCCGTCGTGCTCGCCGCGGACGGCGGTGAGACACCGGTTCCGCACGGACCCAAGGAAGCCCTCGCCGACACGGTCTGGGACCTCGTCGTGCCCCGGCTCGCCTGA
- a CDS encoding RsmB/NOP family class I SAM-dependent RNA methyltransferase encodes MSEQSRHRPAKPYRRPKKDPVRILAFEALRAVDERDAYANLVLPPLLKKAREKDDFDGRDAALATELVYGTLRRQGTYDAIIAACIDRPLREVDPPVLDVLALGAHQLLGTRIPTHAAVSASVELARVVLGDGRAKFVNAVLRKISQHDMDAWLERVAPPYDEDAEDHLAVVHSHPRWIVSALWDSLGGGRAGIEDLLEADNERPEVTLVARPGRSTTGELTDVLGEDSVLPGRWSPYAVRLAEGGEPGAIEAVRDGRAGVQDEGSQLVAIALANAPVEGSDERWLDGCAGPGGKAALLGALAAGRGASLLAAEKQPHRARLVERALAGNPGPYQVVAADGTRPPWREGVFDRVLVDVPCSGLGALRRRPEARWRRRASDLEGFAPLQRELLREALKAVRVGGVVGYATCSPHLAETRVVVEDVLRGRGGPAVEAEWVDARPLMPGVPALGDGPDVQLWPHLHGTDAMYLALLRRTA; translated from the coding sequence TTGAGTGAGCAGTCCCGTCACCGTCCCGCCAAGCCGTACCGCCGCCCGAAGAAGGACCCCGTCCGGATCCTGGCCTTCGAGGCGCTGCGGGCCGTCGACGAGAGGGACGCGTACGCCAACCTCGTCCTGCCGCCGCTGCTGAAGAAGGCGCGCGAGAAGGACGACTTCGACGGGCGGGACGCGGCGCTCGCGACGGAGCTCGTATACGGGACGCTGCGCCGCCAGGGCACCTACGACGCGATCATCGCGGCCTGTATCGACCGGCCGCTGCGCGAGGTCGACCCGCCGGTGCTGGACGTCCTCGCGCTCGGCGCGCACCAGCTGCTGGGGACGCGCATCCCCACGCACGCGGCCGTCTCCGCGAGCGTGGAACTGGCACGGGTGGTGCTCGGCGACGGACGCGCGAAGTTCGTGAACGCCGTACTGCGCAAGATCTCGCAGCACGACATGGACGCCTGGCTCGAGCGGGTCGCCCCGCCCTACGACGAGGACGCGGAGGACCATCTGGCCGTCGTGCACTCGCACCCCCGGTGGATCGTCTCCGCCCTGTGGGACTCGCTCGGCGGCGGACGCGCCGGCATCGAGGACCTGCTGGAGGCCGACAACGAGCGGCCGGAGGTGACGCTGGTGGCGCGGCCAGGGCGTTCGACGACCGGCGAGCTGACCGACGTGCTGGGGGAGGACTCCGTCCTGCCCGGCCGCTGGTCCCCCTACGCCGTCCGGCTGGCCGAGGGCGGCGAGCCCGGCGCCATCGAGGCCGTGCGGGACGGACGCGCGGGCGTCCAGGACGAAGGCAGCCAGCTGGTGGCGATCGCCCTCGCCAACGCCCCGGTGGAAGGCAGCGACGAGCGCTGGCTCGACGGGTGCGCGGGGCCCGGCGGCAAGGCGGCGCTCCTCGGCGCGCTCGCGGCCGGCCGGGGCGCGTCCCTGCTGGCCGCCGAGAAGCAGCCGCACCGTGCCCGGCTGGTGGAGCGGGCACTCGCCGGCAACCCGGGCCCGTACCAGGTGGTGGCGGCCGACGGCACGCGTCCGCCGTGGCGCGAGGGCGTGTTCGACCGGGTGCTCGTCGACGTGCCGTGTTCGGGACTCGGCGCGCTGCGTCGACGTCCCGAAGCCCGCTGGCGCCGCCGCGCCTCTGACCTCGAGGGCTTCGCCCCGCTCCAGCGGGAGCTGCTGCGTGAGGCGCTGAAGGCCGTACGGGTCGGCGGCGTGGTGGGGTACGCGACCTGTTCGCCGCACCTCGCCGAGACGCGGGTCGTCGTGGAGGACGTCCTGCGCGGCCGCGGCGGTCCGGCCGTCGAGGCGGAGTGGGTGGACGCCCGCCCGCTGATGCCCGGTGTCCCGGCCCTCGGTGACGGCCCCGACGTGCAGTTGTGGCCTCATCTGCACGGCACGGACGCGATGTACCTGGCCCTGCTGCGGCGCACCGCCTGA
- a CDS encoding NADP-dependent oxidoreductase has translation MQAITVQDREAGAGSLALAELPHPHAAENDVIVKVHAAGFTPGELDWPGTWTDRAGRDRTPSVPGHELSGVVTELGYGTTGLTIGQRVYGLTDWARNGTLAEYTAVEARNLAPLPADVDHVTAVALPISGLTAWQALFDHADLQTGQSVLIHGAAGGVGSIAVQLARAAGAQVIGTGRADDRDTALGLGAHAFVDLQAEKLEDIGPVDVVFDVIGGEILERSTALVRPGGTLVTIAEPVTVHPRDGRAVFFVVEPDRVRLGDLAQRVRDGRLKPIIGAVRPLTEAVAAFTPDKRTHGKTIIRVAED, from the coding sequence ATGCAAGCCATCACCGTCCAGGACCGCGAGGCCGGTGCCGGCAGCCTGGCCCTTGCCGAGTTGCCCCACCCGCACGCCGCAGAGAACGACGTGATCGTGAAGGTCCACGCCGCCGGCTTCACGCCGGGCGAGCTGGACTGGCCCGGCACCTGGACCGACCGGGCCGGACGCGATCGGACCCCGAGTGTGCCCGGCCACGAACTGTCCGGCGTCGTCACCGAACTCGGCTACGGCACCACCGGCCTGACCATCGGGCAGCGCGTGTACGGCCTGACCGACTGGGCCCGCAACGGCACCCTGGCCGAGTACACCGCGGTCGAAGCCCGCAACCTCGCGCCGCTGCCCGCCGACGTCGACCACGTCACGGCCGTCGCGCTGCCCATCTCCGGACTCACCGCCTGGCAGGCCCTGTTCGACCATGCCGACCTCCAGACGGGGCAGAGCGTCCTCATCCACGGCGCCGCGGGCGGCGTCGGCTCGATCGCCGTGCAGCTGGCCCGCGCGGCGGGCGCCCAGGTGATCGGCACAGGACGCGCCGACGACCGCGACACCGCGCTGGGTCTGGGCGCCCACGCCTTCGTCGACCTCCAGGCCGAGAAGCTGGAGGACATCGGCCCCGTCGACGTGGTGTTCGACGTGATCGGCGGCGAAATCCTCGAACGCTCCACCGCTCTGGTCCGCCCCGGCGGCACCCTGGTCACCATCGCCGAGCCCGTCACCGTCCACCCCCGCGACGGACGCGCTGTCTTCTTCGTCGTCGAACCCGACCGCGTCCGCCTGGGCGACCTCGCCCAACGGGTGCGGGACGGACGCCTCAAGCCGATCATCGGTGCCGTGCGGCCGCTCACCGAAGCGGTCGCCGCGTTCACACCGGACAAGCGGACTCACGGCAAGACGATCATCCGCGTTGCCGAGGACTGA
- a CDS encoding integration host factor, whose translation MALPPLTPEQRAAALEKAAAARRERAEVKNRLKHSGASLHEVIKQGQENDVIGKMKVSALLESLPGVGKVRAKQIMERLGISESRRVRGLGSNQIASLEREFGGGAA comes from the coding sequence GTGGCTCTTCCGCCCCTTACCCCTGAACAGCGCGCAGCCGCGCTCGAAAAGGCCGCCGCGGCTCGCCGGGAGCGGGCCGAGGTCAAGAATCGACTCAAGCACTCCGGCGCCTCGCTCCACGAGGTCATCAAGCAGGGCCAGGAGAACGACGTCATCGGCAAGATGAAGGTCTCCGCCCTCCTGGAGTCCCTGCCCGGCGTGGGCAAGGTCCGCGCCAAGCAGATCATGGAGAGGCTCGGCATCTCCGAGAGCCGCCGGGTCCGTGGTCTCGGCTCCAACCAGATCGCCTCCCTCGAGCGCGAGTTCGGCGGCGGCGCCGCCTGA
- the gmk gene encoding guanylate kinase, giving the protein MAAEVRPRLTVLSGPSGVGKSTVVAHMRKVHPDVWLSVSATTRKPRPGEKHGVQYFFVSDEEFDKLIANGELLEWAEFAGNRYGTPRRAVLDRLEAGEPVLLEIDLQGARQVKESMPDSRLVFLAPPSWEELVRRLTGRGTESPEVIERRLTVAKVELAAESEFDTTLVNTSVEDVARELLALMAVV; this is encoded by the coding sequence ATGGCAGCAGAGGTACGTCCGCGGCTGACCGTGCTCTCCGGCCCCTCAGGGGTCGGCAAGAGCACGGTCGTCGCTCATATGCGCAAGGTCCACCCCGACGTCTGGCTCTCGGTGTCGGCGACCACCAGGAAGCCGCGTCCCGGCGAGAAGCACGGCGTCCAGTACTTCTTCGTCAGCGACGAGGAGTTCGACAAGCTGATCGCCAACGGCGAGCTGCTGGAGTGGGCCGAGTTCGCGGGCAACCGCTACGGCACACCCCGTCGCGCGGTCCTCGACCGCCTGGAGGCGGGCGAGCCGGTGCTGCTGGAGATCGATCTCCAGGGCGCCCGGCAGGTGAAGGAGTCCATGCCGGACTCCCGGCTGGTCTTCCTGGCCCCGCCGAGCTGGGAGGAACTGGTCCGCCGCCTCACCGGCCGCGGCACCGAGTCCCCCGAGGTCATCGAGCGCCGGCTGACGGTCGCCAAGGTGGAACTGGCGGCCGAGTCGGAGTTCGACACCACCCTGGTCAACACCTCCGTCGAGGACGTGGCCCGTGAGCTGCTAGCCTTGATGGCAGTTGTTTGA
- the metK gene encoding methionine adenosyltransferase, with product MSRRLFTSESVTEGHPDKIADQISDTILDALLREDPTSRVAVETLITTGLVHVAGEVTTKAYADIPTLVRSKILEIGYDSSKKGFDGASCGVSVSIGAQSPDIAQGVDTAYEKRVEGDEDELDKQGAGDQGLMFGYACDETPELMPLPIHLAHRLSRRLSEVRKNGTIPYLRPDGKTQVTIEYDGDKAVRLDTVVVSSQHASDIDLDSLLAPDIREFVVEHVLKQLVEDGIKLDTDGYRLLVNPTGRFEIGGPMGDAGLTGRKIIIDTYGGMARHGGGAFSGKDPSKVDRSAAYAMRWVAKNVVAAGLASRCEVQVAYAIGKAEPVGLFVETFGTATVDVEKIEQAIAAVFDLRPAAIIRDLDLLRPIYAQTAAYGHFGRELPDFTWERTDRVDALRAAAGL from the coding sequence GTGTCCCGCCGTCTCTTCACCTCGGAGTCCGTGACCGAGGGTCACCCCGACAAGATCGCCGACCAGATCAGCGACACGATTCTCGACGCCCTCCTCCGGGAGGACCCCACTTCCCGGGTAGCCGTGGAGACCCTGATCACCACCGGCCTTGTGCACGTCGCCGGTGAGGTCACCACCAAGGCTTACGCCGACATCCCCACGCTCGTGCGCAGCAAGATCCTGGAGATCGGCTACGACTCCTCGAAGAAGGGCTTCGACGGGGCCTCCTGCGGCGTCTCCGTCTCCATCGGCGCGCAGTCCCCGGACATCGCCCAGGGAGTCGACACCGCGTACGAGAAGCGCGTCGAGGGCGACGAGGACGAGCTCGACAAGCAGGGTGCCGGCGACCAGGGCCTGATGTTCGGCTACGCCTGCGACGAGACGCCCGAGCTGATGCCGCTGCCGATCCACCTGGCGCACCGGCTCTCCCGCCGCCTGTCCGAGGTCCGCAAGAACGGCACCATCCCGTACCTGCGCCCGGACGGTAAGACCCAGGTCACCATCGAGTACGACGGCGACAAGGCCGTCCGCCTCGACACCGTGGTGGTCTCCTCGCAGCACGCCTCCGACATCGACCTGGACTCGCTGCTCGCCCCGGACATCCGTGAGTTCGTCGTCGAGCACGTCCTGAAGCAGCTCGTCGAGGACGGCATCAAGCTCGACACCGACGGCTACCGCCTCCTGGTGAACCCGACCGGCCGTTTCGAGATCGGCGGCCCGATGGGCGACGCCGGCCTGACCGGCCGCAAGATCATCATCGACACGTACGGCGGCATGGCCCGCCACGGCGGCGGCGCGTTCTCCGGCAAGGACCCGTCCAAGGTCGACCGTTCCGCCGCGTACGCGATGCGCTGGGTCGCCAAGAACGTCGTCGCCGCGGGCCTCGCCTCCCGCTGCGAGGTCCAGGTCGCCTACGCCATCGGCAAGGCCGAGCCCGTCGGCCTGTTCGTCGAGACGTTCGGCACCGCGACGGTCGACGTCGAGAAGATCGAGCAGGCCATCGCCGCGGTCTTCGACCTCCGGCCGGCCGCGATCATCCGCGACCTCGACCTGCTGCGGCCGATCTACGCCCAGACCGCGGCGTACGGCCACTTCGGCCGCGAGCTGCCCGACTTCACCTGGGAGCGCACGGACCGCGTGGACGCGCTGCGTGCGGCGGCGGGCCTGTAA